The following DNA comes from Fusarium fujikuroi IMI 58289 draft genome, chromosome FFUJ_chr03.
CTTTGGAGCGTTCGGTGAAGACCTGGACAGGGAAGATCTGGCGCAAACCAAGGCCGCACGAACCCTTTCCCTGTCACAACTCACCATGGGTCGGGGCACCCAGAAGTCTTCACAGCAGGTTCATCGGGTGATATAACCAGTGACGCCTCTTCACAGAGCACGTTGCACCATCGAGGCACTCCAAAAACTAACATACCCGATCACACATCATGTCTCGCCTATCCAAGAATACCTACCTGAGTTGCACGATATTTGGTGGCATATGACTTATGACCTCTCTACGACGAccgccttcttcctcatcacgcCACACTCATTCATTACCTTACCATATTTACTTGTCATATCTACTCTTTCACAACCGGCATCTTGATAGACATAGCGCTGCGCTTTGGAACGTGTGGCGTGCtattgtttctgtttctgtttctgtttctgtttcagtatttttttattattatttttttttaaaaaaaaacttttcttttattctgCATTGGATACCTAAGGTACCCAGTTCTGGGTGTCACAGGTTGGCGTACTAGGAACTTTAGGGCGAAAACGGCACGTCATTTTTGAATTAGCGATTGAAGGTCATCCTTGAGAATAATAAACCCAGAACCATGGCTACCCattgccactgccactgccattCTGGTAGGAATTCATGTCTCTACTTGTACGTACTGCGTATGAAGGCCTATTTGCATCTGCATACTTTGATCTACTTGATTACTTTTGATGCTTCGTATATTATTTCTATGTTCCTACGGGTGGTAGTCATCCTTTATCCCCCAGCTCCCAACCAAGGCCATGGATTTCTCGTCACCAAGTGCGAGTCTTTCATCCTGAAGCGTGTCGGCGAGACAAGTCCAAGGGTCCCTGCCGCCTCCCCATTTTAGCAGATTTTCCTTCAACTGCTCTCCGTTTTCGCGATTGATGGCACCCCCAttctcaccagccttgaagaCAACACGCCAAACACGCTCGGCGAGTACACGGTCAAAGAGATAACTATAGTAGGTACTTCCGTAACTATGCAGGTGACCAAAGAACCCCTGCCAGCAAGTATTTGGCGGATCTCGAGGTCCATGGGCAAAGCGAGCCTTGATATCATGGAAAACAGCGGTCGAGTCAAACTCTGCATCCCGCATTGTTGAGGCATGGTAGGCTTGGTCTACCATTGCAAGAATGATCTGGTTCTCTGTTTCCAAGCCTTCGAATCGCTTAGTCAACCGGATTCTCTCGGCAACGAGTTCGTAAGGTAAAGGCCGGTCCGACTTCCAGTGACGTGCAAAGAGAGATAGGACAGTAGGATCAGCAGCGAAGTGCTCCATAAGTGTCGATGGTAGCTCAGCAAAGTCGGTCGCACAACGAGTCCCGGAGACATTCTGGAAGCTAGTTCGTGCAAGTATAGAGTGAATAGCATGGCCCATCTCGTGGAACAGGGTCTCGACAGATTGGTAGGATAATAAAGAGGGCTCCTTAGAGTTCTCACTTGGCTGAAAATCACAGACGAGTGCAATAGTGGGCAGCTGCTTTAGTACACCGTCCGCGGAGGAAGTCTCCATGCCATCGTTGGCTGCCATCTCGGGTGATTCGAAACTTGGCCCAGTGCTGTCATAATCAGCAGCGACTTCTGCTACTTCGTCAGGGAGGATCTCCCGGGAACATCTGACTGTAAAATGTGCGGGATTGCCGGACTTTTGTGGACGATGAAACAAGTCGCAGTAGAGAACAGCAATTAGTTCCCCCTTATCAGTGACAACATCAAGTCGTTTCACCTCAGGGTGCCATGTCTCACCAGGAAGAGTCTCCCGCAACACAAGACGGATACCATAAAGCCGATCAAAGAGTCTCGATAGGCCTTGTATGACAGTCCCAACAGAAAAAAATGCGTTGAGCTGATCTTCTTGCCGCTGTCTAGACCTAAGGTCAACTCTGATTTTCTCCATATAAAAGTCTTTGTCCCAGGCTTGGAGTGGGACATCTGGAAGGTTGAGTCTGTCTCGTTTCTTCAAAACCAGTTCTTGCAGTTCGGCCTGGACTACCGGTGTGTTGTTATTTCTTAGAGCAAGGAGAAACTCCATTACAGACGCAGGagtcttggccatcatgCGGTCCTTTAGGGCCATTTGACCATAACTTTCGAAACCTGCAAGCTCTGCGAGCTCacctctcaacttcaacattgCCTCGAGGTACATAACAGTCTCCCGAGAAGCGGTTCGTTGGGCGAGGTAGATTTCTTTGCGAGTCTCCTCGTCATGCACACTTTGAAGTGCTCCAATTGCATCTGAGCTCAAAGTGGGTAGCGTGATGTTCTGGCGTACTTTGAGCGTGGCTGCGATGCCTGGGTAGAGGCCATAGAACTTATAAGCCGGAAGGGTAATTTGTTTTCTTGCTGGCTGCATTCCCTGTGCAAAAGCTGACCCTATTTCGCTGATACGCGAGGACAAATCCACGAATCTGTCTCGTGAAGCCTTTGGCAAATTTACAGCAGATTTCATAAAGTCCAACTTGAGCTGTAAAGCCACagttctctcttcttctgaccACACCTTTGTAACTTCGGGGATAGATAGCGCCTGACTTAACTGATCACTGAGGCCAGTCATGGTATTAAGCTGGTTCATGTACTGATATACCATACCCCATGCGTTGGCAGCCGCTTCCTGGAACCGACCATCTGGATGCGTCATACGAACGAAATCTGCAAGGTCCAGTACACGGCATAATAGGTCGCTAAGCCGATCAAGGTCGCGGACCACCGCACGGTATTCATGTACAGAGGATGCACTGAGGACTTTATTAACGATATTTTTTGCCCGTTCGAGGTTCTTCTGAGCGAAATGTTGGAAGCCATCAGGGCTGGTGAGGTATCGATTCTTGAAGAGACcttggctcttcttcaagctgaaCTTGGGGAAAGTTCTGCCCGTGGGGGCGTCGAATAAGTTGCGTAAAACAGTATCATCGTGATTCGTGCTCGCGGTATGATCGACCGGTGTGCTTGGGGAGATAGCCTGGGCTACCGTGGAGGCAATAGAGTTCCATCGCCGTTGTGGAGGGCTGCTCGTGCGTCGAACACATCTATTACAGATCCAGAGGCGGTTGCCCCTCGAACTCAGCATTATAAATATGCAGATAAGAGGATCAAACCCATGAATGATCCAACAGCAATCGAAGTGATACGGTGATCCTGTATTCTCTCTCAATGGCGGGGAAGAGTAGCAGAAGTTGGAATGAAAACACGGCTGGGATATTAAGCCTCAGGTATGCTTAATATTCTTTACCTACTTTGAATCGAGAATCAGAGATATCGGGGAAGACTTTCAGAAGCGACTTTCCTGCCTTGTCGGGCTTTCCGGCTTCGGATCCGTCCCTTGTCACCTTCCTTGTTTTAGCAGGGCATTTCCGCCGATAGTTAGCagcctaggtacctaaggtaaCGTAGGTAGGTTGATTTGTGCCTTCCTGCACTGGGATTGGAAATCTTAGTCATCCAGTCAACGTCCCCAAGCTGAACTCTGAGTGGTCCAATGGAGCCCCCGTCCTAGATTTTCCGACAGTGGTGATTGTGCTCACGAGCATCCGACGCCCATCTTGAATTCGCGTGACGTCTTTCTCACCCACTCACTCGTCAATTGAGCGCACAATGGCTTCACGAGTGGTGTTCTCGCGGGTCAGTAATACTTCCTAGCTCTAGATAAGCTACTTCATGCTAATTGTTCTGTATAGCGCTCCCTGGCACCACTGGCGGCCATGGCCCTTGGCGGCATGGCACTGGCTCCGGCTACTGTTTTCGCCGAAGGTCCCAGCGACTTCAAGGTTTGTCATGGAGCATCAATggactttaataatattcCCTAATAGCCCTATAGCGAAAACCCATCTACGACGATTACGATATCCCGACAGCAAATCCCGCACCTGTAACACCACCACCCGTTGCTGCGACGCCCGTTGAGCCGGTCGATGACGAGGAAAGGCATCACTCGCCTACTCCTACTGAGCGGCTGGCCGTCCATATCGGCAGAGGTCGCCTGGCTCTGTACAAGTACGCAGTAGCTGCTGAGAACAAGGTCAACGAGACCATGGATTCAGCCTTCAATCTCGAGCAATCCTTCACCAGTACCATCGCTTCACTGGCTCCCTCCCGTGAAAGCGGCGAGCAACTTATGCCCGGTGCCATTTACGTTCTGGTTGCTGCTATGGCCGGCAGTATCATTACTCGCAATCGCAGCATTATCCTTCGCGCTTCGCTCCCCCTTGCCCTGGGTATCGGCGCTGGCTGGACCGTTCTCCCTGTCACCATGCGCAACATCTCCGACCTGACCTGGAAGTACGAGCAGAGGTTCCCTGTTATTGCCGAGTCTCACATCCGCCTGCGCGAGAGTATCGTCAACAGCGTCAGCTTTGCCAAGGCGCATAGCCAGGTTGGTGTCCGTTATGTAGATGAAAAAGTGACAGATGCACgagaggctgttgagggcTGGGTCCAGAAGGGCAAATAAAGGATTTCAAAAAGCGAGATGAAATGAGATGTACTATTAAATAGAGTTCCCAAAAACTGTTCATTTGTATCAATGGCCGGTCCTTAGTACCAGCTACCAATAACTGTATGTATTTGAATAGGCTGGgcttcctttccttttttgcatgaaaaagaaaaacattCCTTGCCGCCGTtattccttctccttcatgaCCTAATGATGCGGTAGCTTTCTATGTGCTCTGTTCCCAAACCCTTGCCCTCTGAGCCTCTGTCCTCAACTCCATGTAATGCGAACCCAAGGTTTCTAATTCAACCGTACGCCCCTTGTCATTTCCTCACCTTTGTACCGTCGAACTGACCCTTTTCCTAAACAGGCGTTGCAATTGGTGCAGGTTCAGATGTCTTCAACTGCTTCACGGGTCTGTTATCAGACATTCTCCGCTTGCGCTTCTgttcattttcttcttctgacttCACCGGCAGTGAATTGGCCTGTGCGTTGGCCCTTTTTGCAGCCCTCTTTGCGGCCTTCTCTGCAGCTTTCCCCTGCAGGGGCTGATCCAGCCCTCGCTTGCTATCTATAATACGAGCGGACTCGAGGTGTTTTTCGAGTGATAGCGCCTTGCAGATGCTCTTATAATTCTTGGACTGGTTCATTGGCTGGTAAGATTTTGACTTTCCAGGGACCATGTTTGAGAGCAGGAACTTGGTGTTACCGAACCGGTTGTCAACATCAATCGCAGTCTTCACATAATGATCGACAACTTCTTCCCAGGGTGCCAGTCCGCCATCTGCTACACTCCTGAAGCAGCTTGGGTTCTTCTCAGCCGCAGCTGCAATCATTGCACCGTCCGCACCGAACTCTTTGGCGAGCTGGAGACCTTGGTCCCTATCCTCAACGTCGCCGTTCATCAAGCAGGCAACACCATACTCATGGCAGACTTCCGCAATCATACGGAGTTGCCCTCTAATAGCCCGCTCTCTGGGCCTCATAGGTGTCGTCCGGCAATGGATGGTTAGTCCTGTAATGCCTGTCGCACAAAGACGGCGGACGAGCGCCTCTGTTTCCGCCGCGGTGTCGAGGAGTCTGATCTTAACGCTTATTCCAATCTCAAATTCAGGGGTAATGTTTTTAacaagagcttcaagaatAGCGCACAGTTTATCTGgagtcttgagaagagcgGCACCCATTCCTCCGCTAGTGCTGAAGGGCTTTGGGCAACCAGCGTTGACATCAATGCCGGCAACATCTGCGGCCACCAGCCTAGCGGCTGCCACTGCACGATCGGGATCTGATGTGCCGATTTGGAAGATAAGCTTGTCTTTTTCAACATCTGGCAGCATTCTGTAAATTATGCTCTCCTTGGCATCCGGAGGAGGGTCCTTCTGGCCATGGGATGAGAGACGATACCACTCTATCGTTTTTGAGTCTTCATCAAATCGACGACAAGTTCCAATCATGGAGTAATCCACAGTTTCAGGACCTGTCGGCTGGAGTTAGAAAATGATATCTTGACATATTTTTGCTGTGCATCTCACCCCAGACAAGATCTGCGCCATACTTGAGAGCCAAAAGTCTTGATGGAAGCTCTCCTGAGCGAACCATAGGCGCAAGAACAACCTTGCCACGGTAATCTACACCCCGTCGAGGAATGGGTACTCGCTTGACTTCTGTAGCCATGGTTCGTCGGATTATCTGCGTGAGCATGCCTGGTTGGCAAACGTTTACATCCTTCTGCCGTTTGGGACAGTGACTAGCTGTATAAATTCTTCACAGAATGTGAATGGAGGCGATTTTTGTTAGTCATCAACAGGCtttcttatcgataagatcACATAGTCTATCCCTGGGAACATGCGCAACCTGGCTTAACCTACATCGAGGGTTGATGAGAACGATGATCCAAGTAATAAGAGACTTTGGCAGACTGAAATATGTGATGACCATGTTATTGAGACATGCAGATGTTAGATAACTATTGCTCTATTCAAGCGTGAATCGCGAACAAGGATGTATTAGTACGGGCCTTTGATAGGTTTGACTATCAAATCTATCTCGACGGCGAACCATCGCATGCAAGGTCACGCATACAGATTCATCTCTCTACACGTTTCACGAGAGTCTGGTCAGAAAGCTTGACTTTGACCAATGTATTTATTTCTCTCTCACACACCTGGACACAAATCTCACGGCCAAGGCTGATAGACTGAAAGTTCCACAGGGAGACAATTTCATTTTATTTATTGTTTACTTGGTCTTAGATCAGACTCCACCGAGTTGGAATTGCATATCTGCATTCATACCAACCATTGCTTGATTATACTGTATTATCGCGGTTTCTTCGCTGAGAAATGTATTGGCAATGCAATATCACTTCAGGCGCCATGCCATCGATGCACGTACTGTGACAGGGAGCATGTAGCACGCTCCTGCTGGACATAAGCTTTGTGGACACAGTCTGCAATACGAGGTCTAAAAAGAGAACCGCCTCGGCTCGGAGTGACGCTTGAAGAGCTGCTATTTATCGTCGCGGAGAATTTGGGAAGCTAACGATATACGAGAACTGCATGCGAACAAGCTACTAGGTAGTATGGAGAGGAAATAAGTGAGCGACTGGGACACGAAATGAACCAATACGATATTGCCATGGCTCCCATTCACTTCACGCTCTCATCATGCCTTGAATGGCTACACAACTATAAATTTCCTACCTATTAGATCAAGTTACATAGTACGCCAGCGCATACATACGTTTCTCTCAGCCGGCTACAGATTACCTAAGAAGGTCCTATATCGTACACAaagtcttgagaagagactAGAACTCGATGAAGGAACGGATATGAATCATACATACACAGCAGAGGGGCCTCCAAGAGCCCAGCCCCACgttccatccaatccaaccACCCGCCTGAGATGCTAAAGTTAGTACAGCACTAGCCTCTATGTAGTCTCCGAGTATGTACTTACTGGCAGGATTTGATACAACGCCTGCAAGACCTTACCTGAGCTAAGCTAGTACAAACAAGATCCGATTCGAGAGATTTGATGAGGAGAAACATCAAGGGGTAGATAAGAATGTTTCCCAAGACGAAATAACAGTGAGATATTTTGACAAGTGAAGGGAGACATCGTGAGAGTTGCGACATATCCAGTCAAGCTTTAGTGGGTAAATGTAACTACATTACTGTATACCAAACATTGGACGTTCCGATGTTCTGGACGGTGGAATAACGGGCTACGGCCGTAGCCGATAGTCTGAGGGGACCTGTGTGTTTCAGCCCGGCACTCACAAGCCACCATTGCGCACTTGTCCCTAGAGGATTAGTTAGGGGTTTGATCCTCGAACTTTCGGACCACACGCGGACAAAGCCCTATTCGTCCTTCAGACACGAGGGAGGCTACCGAATTGGGAAGCGCTGCGAGGGCAGATCTGCTACGCATTGGACTCTTCACAAGGGAAACGGTCTCGTCATCACTCTCGGCACAACAATGAACAGCTTGCGCAACCATAGGTCGATCAGCCACTAACACGGCCGACACCAAGTGCCTAATGAGTGTGAGTGGAGGCTGATGAGTCTGGAGTGGATGGGGAAATCGAATTAAGGGTCTCGTTCTGCACCTTCACAATCTCCAGTATCCAGGATGATAGCATGATGGCTCTGAAGGGGGAGTCAGGTGGTCTGGCAGGGTAATTTGTGGCGAGAGCCATTATTCGTATGTTACTAGTAATTATGTCGATATGCCCAAACTTCGTCACTGTAAAATCTGGTTCGTTCATTGTgcggtacggagtacacgGCAAAGATTGACCGGAGCTGACACTATCGACGTATCTTGCCCTACGGACAGCGTTGGAGAGAGAATACCTCGACAGTCCATATATATTAGTACAGTACCTTATTAGGACCTACCTATTAGCCGCACGTTGGCGATTTCCAGATTTTACGTTTGCGAAGCGCGTTAAATAACTCGTGTACTGCAATTGtcgtgttgatgatgaatgtTCGGTATGGATCTTGATTTGACTGTTGCCAGGTAACTTGGTCTTGACTTGGCCGCCCAACCAACCAGGGACCACTCACTTGCTGCcctttgatgttgatcccTGTGACTCTGAAACTCCCCTGGATCATCGCTCATGGGGACTTCAGCAAAGTCAGGCACACATACCCGGCCTGTCACAAATTCACCTCCCCTCTCTTTTCTGACCTCATCTTTCTGTTCCATCCTCTACAGTAACACTTCGTCTTTAGtatttggtgttgagtcGGCATTGTTAGTGCCTAGTAGGTACTCCCTTGTCGACTATCTGTATTCGGTGATCCAATCAACCACATCGCTTTCTCATCCTTCGTTATATGCAATTCGTTCTATACGACAGAGGAGCCGCCGCTGGCCAGACCAAGTACGAGGAAATAAGGTAGGAAGGGAAGAAAAGACCCTTTCTTGGCACATTCTCCCTCTACCATTCATCCTTGCTCAGCCCATCCCTGCTCGTGCTCTCCCCTGCCCGCAACTGGAGCCTGAGTTGGTGCCCTGGCGACAAAGGAGAATTGCCTGTGCACTTGACTTGAGCCGTAGCGTAGCGTAGTAGAATAGCGCAGCGCAAACGCAGTAGGTACACACGGTCTCATCCCCGGCCGAGGGTGTTCTCCCATCTGCCCAACGTTCTGCTGTATGTAACATTCGAGCCCAGAGGGTGgttgtacatacatacacgtACAAAGATTGGATTGGCCATTGCATGTCTGATCTCTATGAATCTGGTGCActtccttttccttcctttcccacctacctacctacccagTTAATATTCTCGGTTCTTGTTCGACCTGGAGGCCTGCATCGAAGCAGCACACAACGCCTCACCTCCATCTTCCCCGCCATATCGAGGTACACCACCCGCCGCCATTGCCAACAGCcaggtaccttaccttagctCACTTGCACCTCAACTCCGCCCACGATTGCTTATCGCAGATATCCCCTAACTCTCGACGACCCCTTTGTCAGACTCGCCACAAAGAACTCATCAACGACCTGCTTTGACCTTTGGCCGACCGTCAAGCGCCACCAGATAGAACCGCCCGCCTACATCCCCACATGTCCGACGGTTGTTCCTCGTGTCGCCAGAAACAAGCCTGCCTCATTGGACGACTCCACTATCTCTACTGCTCCGGTACCGTCCTGTAACCGTTCCAGTAGAGGTGACAGCGACCAGGAACCACGTCTCTCCGTTCCTGCAAAGACATAGATAGGCGTTCTGTGCTTACTATCCTCGACTCAACTCTCAGTTTCTCCTCTTTGGGTCAATGTCGGTGTGCTGAACCTTTCGCTTCCCTTCCGCATTATATCCCCCATGGAGAACGACATACCTACCATCCAGGTCCCTGATGGGCGATCTTCGAGGAGAGACCGCCTTATGGGCAAGCTGTTTGGTGCCAAAGACCGCAAAGGTGAAGAAGCGCGGTCCGCTGCCAATGTCGAATCATTCCTCCACAGCTCCTCAGACAATCTAACAATCACAAACCCTCCCCCGCCTCCCCCGCCGTCGTCGCTTCCAAAGCTGGCCAAGCTCGATACCACATCCATCTCTCGTTATCCTCAAGCTTTAGGACTTAATCATGCAGCCCAGCAAAATCGTCCTCTCGTCGCAGGTCGACCTGATACCACAAAGTCACCGAGACGAAGCCCACGGCCCAACAAGAAAGGTCTGACGGTTAGGTTTGATGATACTGCCCCCGAAATAATTGGTGAAGGAGGTGACGAGTCCGAGATACCTACTCAAGAGATCTCGAAGCGCAAAGTAGCCCGTCCCAAGCAACAACCGCAAGTATCACAACCACCACAACCTCCTGCTCATCGCAGAGCCCCAATGCCACCAGGACGACCCCCTCCTCCTGATTCAGCTGCTTCAGGCTCACCCGTAGACGATTTCCGACCAAAGCCTTTGTCTCGAACCCAAACAGGCTTCTCGTCAATTTACACTCCCGATTCCGACGAAGAGCCTGAGGCTGGACTTGACTGTAATTCTAAATCAGACGAGCTGGCCTCACCTGTATCTGCGCAGCAGCACTCACTTAGCCCAGGGAGACCAATAGGCGCGAGGTTTTTGGGTCCAGcagcaagacaagatgaGAATAGGAGGTCATATATCGAGATTCATTCTGCACAGCAGCGAGAGGCAGAAGGCAGGGCCTTTGCTGAAGCTGCTCGGGTAGCCAGTGCTACCTCTGCATCCTCACACAATTGGGACGATCCTCATTCCGCCACGCCTCTTTCGTCTTCACCAGTTGAATCTCGAAGACGAGGGCCCCCATCTCCCGAAGCTCAGGCCTCGAAACCGAGCCTCGAGTACAGTCCTGCAGCTTCTCTCCATTCCAACTCATCCTCGTATTCTCCTCCCGCGCCCCCAGCCGCAGTTCCAGCCTCTGCTCCTAGCTTATCTGGGTCAGCGTCTGGGGCTCAGGCTCCAGCTCCCACTGCGGTTTCTGCAACCTCTACTCCAACCTCAGAAGTCAACCAATTGTCGAGGCAACCGAGCATCGCACCGCAGCGTGCTCCTCCCATGATGGCTTCTAGAGCGTTGTCTGTAAGAGTCGCTGACGGTACTTCTGCGGCTGCTGAGCAAGCCCTTGAGACATTCACCTCCAGGACAAGCCATCTTTTTGAGCTCTTTCGCCTCCATGCGGAATCCGTGAAGCCTCTGTCGACCTGTTCATTGATTGAATTCGGCCGTGGCGCACTATGGTGGTTTCTCAAAGGTCGCATGGGTTTGGAGGTCGCAATCCGGGAAAGGCCCAATTCCCCTCAGGGCCAGATGCAAAACGACAGGGATCGCCAGCAGGCATATGCTAATTTGGCCAAAGCATTCTGGCTTTGCGAGCTTGTAATTCCAGAAATTGCACAAGCGCAGGGGATTGAAATTGATCCCGAAGTCGACGACGTGAGCACGAGTCTGGTCTCAGCGCTTAAGAAGCTGGCCATGTCTATGAAACGTAACGGCTTCTTGCCTCCTGAAGATGCATTTTTACCACAGAGCATAGACAAGTCGATATGGGTTGATTACCCACCTCTGAGCCAAGACATGATTGCTCTTCTTTCTGGCAACTGGGCTTCGGGTCTCACAGCGATGACAAGCCCGATGTCCAAGTTGAGGCTTCTTGATTCTCTTCCTGTGGGCGATACTACCGACAACTTCAACTATGGCAGAGTGCCAGCTGATGCCTATCTTATGGAACAAGGCCATGAAGACCAAAAACTTTACTTTCCGTGTTTGCTCTCAATGGTTCGTCCGCAGAAGTCTACCGGGCTTGTTTTCATCCTCGCCAGTCAGAACGGTCACGTACAGCTTGTCATTCAAGAGAATAAGAATGTTGGTCCAATCTGGGACGATGTGCGATGGCGAAAGGAAACATGCACAGTCGACATTCGATTACGACGTGGCTTCATGTTGACCATTCAACTTGTTCAGCAAGACTTTAGAACACTGTGGAACATGTACGATTTTGGAAGCAAGGTCAACAACTCCCTTTATCCACGAAGTGATGAGAGCATGGTATTCAGGTCAACATTGCGGTCGTTCCAGGTCATGGATGCAGACCCCAACTATCGTCAATTCCCCAAAGAGCCGACACCGTATTGTGAGATCTCGCTTTTTGAGAAGCTTTACAAGGAGAACGGCCCCGCAGCTACTCGTACATGGCATCTTGGTTTCCGAATCGCGGTGGTGACTGGACCAAAGACAAGGACACTGAGTGGTGTTCAACATGTGTATTCCCCAGCTCAGCCTGTACAGTTCGGATTCTTTcgtggtgatggcgatgctCCGTCTTTGGCTATCAAGTATGAGAATGGCAAATCCAAGGGAcgcatggtgatggtgtttaGTGATGATAAGGCAAGAATCAAGTTTCACTCGATTCTTACCGGAACCGCTCTGGATCATGACGAGAAGATTTACTCAGACGTGCCACTCAAGAACTTCTCTGTGGCTCAAAGCCTCCGTGAACCCCTGGGTATGGCTCCATTCAGTCGCATGCCTTGGAAGGCCGTGAGGGTGGTCAATGATGAGTATGGCGGAGAGATGCCCCCAACAGTACTGGCCGATCACCTCAAAGTTGTAATAGACTACCAGAATGGTAATGTTGCTGATCGCATCAATGTGGCGCCTGGGGAGTTACGTGTTAGGCTGGAAGTGAGCAACGCTAAAGTCTTTCGAGTTCTTCGGCAACCACAAAAAGACATGACTATCTCGGTCTCTGAGGCGCAGGTGCCGAAAGAGCTCCCCAGGAACATGTCTGATGCATTGCAGCTGCTTCGACACAACCAAACGATCCGAACGTTCGAGTTCAATAATTTGAAGGACCTGCACGATTTCCAATATGCAATGACGGGGTTCGAGGTGATCTTCGATGCCCTCGCAGTCACATTTGCCATCCAGCGACGTCGTATGGTTGTACCAATTCACAAAAAATGGGAAGCAGGATACACCCGAATCCAGGTTATACGACAGGAAGACAAACAGTTACAGCTGCTGGCCTTCTTCGAGGACTTCCATCACGGCCACTGCATGAACTTCCTCTTGAAGGGGACCGACGTTTACGAAAGTGTACAACGAAGTAGCAAATGTGGTATCAAGTTTGTTGACGCCAAGTTCCCTCTACCACGACTACCAGCAGACAAAGACGGCGACTACGACGACATGGCATTTGTCTGCCTCGACCTCCCAGATTTACCAGGCGAGCATGATGATATTTCCATTTTGTTTGAGAACGAATCAGGTTAGTGAATATAGTGAATAATAACTTGGGCAATGCTGACAATGAATAGACCGAGACGCGCTGGCGCAGTGCTTACCGGCACCAATTAAAGGTTCAAAAAAGAAATGAACCGTCATTGAAGAGCATGGCCGTGAGACGCATGCGTCTCTGAAATCGAACAAAAGGCCGAGATGAGATTCTTTATACCCAGAACGGAACTGCCAATGAGTAAGGGATATCGCGGCAGCTCGACTGCCGTGAGGAAGACAAATCGGAGGTCCGGGATACCACAAGAGTCCGAAACCCGTACCTGATGGAACAGCTAGAGCAACGGGTCGAATTAGATCGGTACTCCCGGACGACGGAGACATCGAGAAGCCGAAATCGCAAGAACGAAAGGAGTTGGACTTGTATATGGGCTATATTTGAAATAAAGCCCCAAGCAAATCTGGAATGATTGATGGGTCGGCTCGAACACGATAATACCTCAGTTTGACCTGGTCGGAAGTGCCGGCCTCGGCGAATCATCACCTGAAGCAAGCCGCATCGCTTTTGTTCTCTTttatct
Coding sequences within:
- a CDS encoding related to mitochondrial intermediate peptidase precursor; protein product: MLSSRGNRLWICNRCVRRTSSPPQRRWNSIASTVAQAISPSTPVDHTASTNHDDTVLRNLFDAPTGRTFPKFSLKKSQGLFKNRYLTSPDGFQHFAQKNLERAKNIVNKVLSASSVHEYRAVVRDLDRLSDLLCRVLDLADFVRMTHPDGRFQEAAANAWGMVYQYMNQLNTMTGLSDQLSQALSIPEVTKVWSEEERTVALQLKLDFMKSAVNLPKASRDRFVDLSSRISEIGSAFAQGMQPARKQITLPAYKFYGLYPGIAATLKVRQNITLPTLSSDAIGALQSVHDEETRKEIYLAQRTASRETVMYLEAMLKLRGELAELAGFESYGQMALKDRMMAKTPASVMEFLLALRNNNTPVVQAELQELVLKKRDRLNLPDVPLQAWDKDFYMEKIRVDLRSRQRQEDQLNAFFSVGTVIQGLSRLFDRLYGIRLVLRETLPGETWHPEVKRLDVVTDKGELIAVLYCDLFHRPQKSGNPAHFTVRCSREILPDEVAEVAADYDSTGPSFESPEMAANDGMETSSADGVLKQLPTIALVCDFQPSENSKEPSLLSYQSVETLFHEMGHAIHSILARTSFQNVSGTRCATDFAELPSTLMEHFAADPTVLSLFARHWKSDRPLPYELVAERIRLTKRFEGLETENQIILAMVDQAYHASTMRDAEFDSTAVFHDIKARFAHGPRDPPNTCWQGFFGHLHSYGSTYYSYLFDRVLAERVWRVVFKAGENGGAINRENGEQLKENLLKWGGGRDPWTCLADTLQDERLALGDEKSMALVGSWGIKDDYHP
- a CDS encoding related to mitochondrial protein, with the protein product MASRVVFSRRSLAPLAAMALGGMALAPATVFAEGPSDFKRKPIYDDYDIPTANPAPVTPPPVAATPVEPVDDEERHHSPTPTERLAVHIGRGRLALYKYAVAAENKVNETMDSAFNLEQSFTSTIASLAPSRESGEQLMPGAIYVLVAAMAGSIITRNRSIILRASLPLALGIGAGWTVLPVTMRNISDLTWKYEQRFPVIAESHIRLRESIVNSVSFAKAHSQVGVRYVDEKVTDAREAVEGWVQKGK
- a CDS encoding related to tRNA dihydrouridine synthase produces the protein MATEVKRVPIPRRGVDYRGKVVLAPMVRSGELPSRLLALKYGADLVWGPETVDYSMIGTCRRFDEDSKTIEWYRLSSHGQKDPPPDAKESIIYRMLPDVEKDKLIFQIGTSDPDRAVAAARLVAADVAGIDVNAGCPKPFSTSGGMGAALLKTPDKLCAILEALVKNITPEFEIGISVKIRLLDTAAETEALVRRLCATGITGLTIHCRTTPMRPRERAIRGQLRMIAEVCHEYGVACLMNGDVEDRDQGLQLAKEFGADGAMIAAAAEKNPSCFRSVADGGLAPWEEVVDHYVKTAIDVDNRFGNTKFLLSNMVPGKSKSYQPMNQSKNYKSICKALSLEKHLESARIIDSKRGLDQPLQGKAAEKAAKRAAKRANAQANSLPVKSEEENEQKRKRRMSDNRPVKQLKTSEPAPIATPV